From Gemmatimonadaceae bacterium, a single genomic window includes:
- a CDS encoding DUF2238 domain-containing protein produces the protein MTTRRWVPWLAVVVVALLAVSGLQPYERSTWLMEVAPIFMAAPVLYWTARRFPLTSLLYVVIALHAIILIVGGAYTYARVPLGFWVQDLLHLSRNPYDKLGHFAQGFVPALVARELFLRLRIVRAGAWTYSLAVAVALAISLTYELIEWGAAVALGQGADAFLGTQGDPWDTQSDMGMAFLGAVIAMVAFTRLQDRQIRRLSV, from the coding sequence ATGACAACGCGCAGATGGGTGCCGTGGCTGGCGGTCGTGGTGGTTGCTCTTCTCGCAGTATCGGGTCTCCAGCCGTACGAGCGCAGCACCTGGCTCATGGAAGTGGCGCCGATCTTCATGGCCGCTCCCGTGTTGTATTGGACGGCGCGGCGTTTTCCGCTGACGTCGCTGCTGTACGTCGTCATTGCGCTCCACGCGATCATCCTGATAGTGGGCGGCGCATACACGTATGCGCGTGTGCCGCTGGGATTCTGGGTGCAGGATCTGTTGCACCTGTCGCGCAATCCGTACGACAAGCTGGGGCACTTTGCCCAGGGGTTCGTGCCGGCCCTCGTGGCGCGCGAACTGTTCCTTCGGTTACGCATCGTTCGGGCCGGTGCCTGGACCTACTCGCTGGCCGTGGCCGTGGCGCTCGCCATCAGCCTGACCTACGAATTGATCGAATGGGGAGCCGCCGTGGCCCTGGGGCAGGGGGCCGACGCGTTCCTGGGTACGCAGGGCGACCCGTGGGACACGCAGTCGGACATGGGCATGGCCTTCCTTGGGGCCGTGATCGCCATGGTGGCCTTCACCCGCCTGCAGGATCGCCAGATCCGTCGCCTGTCCGTGTAG
- a CDS encoding RsmD family RNA methyltransferase translates to MRIVGGKFAGRNLTSPSDYRVRPTAELVRVGLLKMLHADLEKARVLDLFAGTGALGLEAISRGARYADFVEIGPSSLHALKANIAALRLREKTRVFKKDALPFAAALEADRYDIVFVDPPYGSKMLDRVIESWQANKFSRILAVEHSTDHVLPRGYDKRIFEDTAVTIYRQEPPAPTPVVVPPVVVPPVVA, encoded by the coding sequence ATGAGAATTGTGGGAGGGAAGTTTGCCGGCCGGAACCTGACATCGCCCAGCGACTATCGCGTGCGTCCAACCGCGGAGTTGGTGCGGGTGGGATTGCTCAAGATGCTGCACGCCGATTTGGAGAAGGCGCGCGTGCTGGACCTCTTCGCCGGCACCGGCGCGCTGGGCCTTGAGGCCATCTCGCGTGGCGCGCGCTACGCCGATTTCGTGGAAATCGGACCGTCCAGCCTGCACGCGCTGAAAGCGAACATTGCCGCGTTGCGCTTGCGTGAGAAGACGCGCGTGTTCAAGAAGGATGCCTTGCCGTTTGCCGCGGCACTGGAAGCCGATCGCTACGACATCGTGTTCGTCGACCCGCCATACGGTTCAAAAATGCTCGATCGTGTGATCGAAAGCTGGCAGGCGAACAAGTTCTCGCGCATCCTCGCGGTGGAGCACTCCACCGACCATGTACTGCCGCGCGGCTATGACAAGCGCATCTTCGAGGACACGGCGGTGACCATCTATCGGCAGGAACCGCCGGCACCGACGCCGGTGGTTGTCCCGCCGGTGGTTGTCCCGCCAGTGGTGGCGTAG